From Sulfurovum zhangzhouensis, one genomic window encodes:
- a CDS encoding endonuclease/exonuclease/phosphatase family protein → MIIRVGTFNLNNLFSRFNFQANIDEIPNGEAGGIELTFEQNEFSVRTFMGRLVHSKSVVDTVKIARRITDVMNADVLAVQEVEHIEILKQFNKEYLHDLYPYIALVEGNDPRLIDVAVMSKLPIGTIVSHQTAIHPDSPHKRVFGRDLLQVEILDHNREKLFTLYNTHLKSHFVPHDQDPIEGAKNANNRRKQQAEIISQIISKMERPNSRFILTGDMNDPPYSEFLSPMLTVDDLPLVNALANPAETRPPKAETPGHGPGPQTSAWTHRFIPPRPDLPQYELFDQIWVSQALADRFVNPTIDRRTTHGGDGSDHDPAWIDLNL, encoded by the coding sequence ATGATTATCAGAGTAGGAACATTTAATTTAAACAATCTCTTTTCTAGATTTAATTTTCAAGCAAATATTGATGAAATACCCAACGGTGAAGCAGGTGGGATTGAACTAACATTTGAACAAAATGAATTTAGTGTTCGGACATTTATGGGACGCCTGGTTCATTCAAAAAGTGTGGTCGATACTGTCAAAATAGCTAGACGTATTACTGATGTAATGAACGCCGATGTACTTGCAGTACAGGAAGTAGAACATATTGAGATCCTTAAACAATTCAATAAGGAGTATCTACATGATCTATACCCTTATATCGCATTGGTTGAGGGAAATGACCCACGGCTTATCGATGTTGCGGTGATGTCAAAATTACCAATCGGTACAATAGTCTCTCACCAAACTGCCATTCACCCAGATAGCCCTCATAAAAGAGTTTTTGGTCGCGATCTACTTCAAGTCGAGATTCTCGATCATAATAGAGAGAAACTCTTTACACTATACAATACCCACTTGAAAAGCCATTTTGTGCCTCATGATCAAGATCCAATTGAAGGAGCAAAAAATGCGAATAATCGACGAAAGCAACAAGCCGAGATAATATCTCAAATTATTAGCAAAATGGAAAGACCAAATAGTCGATTTATACTCACTGGTGATATGAATGATCCACCCTATTCTGAATTTTTATCACCAATGCTCACAGTTGATGATCTACCACTGGTTAACGCTCTTGCAAATCCTGCAGAGACACGTCCCCCGAAAGCTGAAACTCCCGGACATGGGCCTGGACCACAAACGTCAGCTTGGACCCATAGATTTATTCCTCCACGTCCAGATTTACCTCAATATGAACTTTTTGACCAAATATGGGTAAGTCAAGCACTTGCCGATCGATTTGTAAATCCTACGATTGATCGTCGTACTACACATGGTGGAGATGGAAGTGACCATGATCCGGCATGGATTGATCTGAATCTTTAA
- a CDS encoding DUF998 domain-containing protein yields MYLKNPSFPEINYHTIKFIVGFIALSLAALTNAFTEVPLQSISASYHEGEWSRNIFVGFLFAISAFLLAYNGKSAPQMVLSKIASFAAIGVAMFPCKCKTHTELIPGVHYISAVVMFSILAIFCFIFLRDAYKKGHFQAKIRAVVYALCGVVMIAAMMIMFIDFLLDDALSGYIERLTYYCEASALIAFGIAWLLASMTLPLVTTKNERFSLSLFSKESIKQ; encoded by the coding sequence ATGTACCTCAAAAATCCAAGTTTTCCCGAGATAAATTACCATACGATCAAATTCATAGTTGGATTTATCGCTCTTTCGCTAGCTGCTTTAACAAATGCATTTACAGAAGTACCCTTACAGTCAATCAGTGCCTCTTATCATGAAGGTGAATGGTCACGAAATATATTTGTAGGATTTCTTTTTGCCATCTCTGCATTTTTACTTGCATACAACGGAAAATCAGCTCCACAAATGGTGTTGAGTAAGATAGCATCATTTGCCGCCATTGGCGTGGCAATGTTCCCATGCAAATGTAAAACACATACGGAACTCATACCTGGGGTTCACTATATATCAGCGGTTGTCATGTTTTCCATATTGGCTATTTTTTGTTTTATTTTTCTTCGGGATGCCTATAAGAAAGGACATTTTCAAGCAAAAATAAGAGCAGTGGTATATGCTTTATGCGGCGTTGTGATGATCGCTGCAATGATGATAATGTTTATAGATTTTTTACTTGATGATGCTCTCAGTGGATATATCGAACGACTTACTTATTATTGTGAAGCATCTGCATTGATAGCTTTTGGGATTGCTTGGTTGCTTGCAAGTATGACACTACCATTAGTTACTACAAAAAATGAAAGATTTTCACTTTCCTTATTTAGTAAAGAATCAATAAAGCAATAA